TCCCGGTCTATATTTCGGGCAAAGAAGCCCCCGCCCTCACGCCGTCATGCAAAAATCTTCATAAAGTACATGACCGGCAAAAGCTCAGGGTCGGGTCGATTGAATTCGAATGCCTTCATACCCCCGGCCATTCCCCTGGCTGTCAGTGCTTCCAATATGGCGGTGTCCTGATCAGCGGGGACACCCTGTTTATTGATGGATGCGGCCGATGCGATCTGCGCGGGAGTAACCCGGAGCAGATGTACGATTCCCTTTACAAGGTCATCCACCCTCTGCCGGATCAAACCCTCATCTACCCCGGGCATAATTATGGCCCGGTCCCCTTTGCCACCCTTTCTGCGCAGAAAGAAACCAACCCCTATCTTCAGTGCCGAAGCAAAAAAGAGTTCCTTGAGCAGCGCATGGGCGTTATTTTGTAAGGCGGGATTATGGCCGGTACGTGAAATTCTGGAGGAGGATCTTTCGCGTGATGGCGCTGAAGACCCGGTGCGGCAGGAATTTTTTGAGGATGTAGACAAACTGGCTTTCGATGTCGGGAATGTTCCGGAATGAAGGGCGGGAGGCGTTGATGAGCCGTTCGATCAGTTCTGCCACATCTTCAGGGTCCTTGTGGCAGTCATCCACGTAGTCCTTTACCCTCTTTTCCAGAAATAGGGAAATTCGGTAATAGGGGCTGTGTTCATTGCGGAAGTTTTTGGCAAAGCGGGCATTTTCATAAAAGATTTTGGTCTTGTAGGTGCCCGGTTCAACGAGCAGGACATCAATTCCAAAGAATTTCAATTCGTGCCTTAAGCTTTCCGAGAAGCCTTCCAGGGCCCATTTGCTGGCGTTGTAAGCGCCGAACGCCGGCGACCCGTTAAACCCGGCGATGCTGGAAATGTTGATGATCTTCCCTTTTCGACGCGGACGCATGAGCGGGATCGCGGCCCGCGTCACATTCTGCGCGCCGAAGAAATTCGTTTCCATCTGCTGGCGGATTTCTTCATCCGTCAGGTCCTCGAAAAATCCTCCGATGCCGTACCCGGCGTTGTTTACAAGCACGTCCAGAAATCCGTAACGGGCCGCAATGTCTTTGAGAGCGGACTGGACGGAGGATTTGTCTGTGACGTCCAGGAGTACGATATCGACCTCTCCTCCCTTGCGTTTGACCTCATCGCGCAAGGCCCCGCTCTTGTTCAAATCCCGCACGGTGGCAATGACCTGGTGCCCTTTGGAGGCCAGGCGCGCAGCTGTCAACAGGCCGAATCCGCTGGAGCAGCCGGTGATGAGGATGATTTGGGGTTGAGAGGTTTTACCCATGTCAGCTGCGGAT
This window of the Candidatus Omnitrophota bacterium genome carries:
- a CDS encoding MBL fold metallo-hydrolase, producing the protein MALPQELILEQMEIGPMENFIYFIGDKSSGEVAVVDPAWDVNYLRSQAVRKGYRITSIFLTHGHPDHVNGLPDLLTTHDVPVYISGKEAPALTPSCKNLHKVHDRQKLRVGSIEFECLHTPGHSPGCQCFQYGGVLISGDTLFIDGCGRCDLRGSNPEQMYDSLYKVIHPLPDQTLIYPGHNYGPVPFATLSAQKETNPYLQCRSKKEFLEQRMGVIL
- a CDS encoding SDR family oxidoreductase, with product MGKTSQPQIILITGCSSGFGLLTAARLASKGHQVIATVRDLNKSGALRDEVKRKGGEVDIVLLDVTDKSSVQSALKDIAARYGFLDVLVNNAGYGIGGFFEDLTDEEIRQQMETNFFGAQNVTRAAIPLMRPRRKGKIINISSIAGFNGSPAFGAYNASKWALEGFSESLRHELKFFGIDVLLVEPGTYKTKIFYENARFAKNFRNEHSPYYRISLFLEKRVKDYVDDCHKDPEDVAELIERLINASRPSFRNIPDIESQFVYILKKFLPHRVFSAITRKILLQNFTYRP